A single genomic interval of Gouania willdenowi chromosome 10, fGouWil2.1, whole genome shotgun sequence harbors:
- the aup1 gene encoding lipid droplet-regulating VLDL assembly factor AUP1, whose amino-acid sequence METRGIEDMFDFRRFPKDAFLLLLLLIYAPVGICLVFLRIFIGVHVFLVSCALPESFLRRFIVRIMCSVLGMHVRQRNPRSRDKNIKLFICNHVTEFDHNIINLLTSCNTPQLEGSTGFMCWARGFMEIHSLADQGVIGESLQRYCSSESTSPLLLFPEEDTTNGRAGLLKFSSWPFSLTETIQPVGLRVTRPFISLSTPESSWLMELLWTFFIPCTVYHVSWLPTVSRQDGESMQEFANKVQEVLAGELGLVSTKITKADKAEHIKRKRHAVPQTSTRLGFMVPSLGSDDRRIAKMAQQVKDVLPDVPMNVITKDLSKTNCVDTTITNLLENKEEAAMEAFGLSMYGASKRSSYSAGSTSTLKPAAKSFGKSPADRHLSLQERKEALYNFARRRYIEKHGLEQEDSQ is encoded by the exons ATGGAGACTCGAGGGATTGAGGACATGTTTGACTTTCGTCG GTTTCCCAAAGATGCCTTTCTTCTCCTGCTGTTGCTGATTTATGCTCCAGTCGGAATTTGTTTAGTATTCCTGCGGATTTTTATTGGTGTTCACGTGTTCCTGGTTAGCTGTGCACTTCCTGAAAGTTTTCTTAGAAG GTTCATTGTCAGGATTATGTGCTCGGTCCTGGGGATGCACGTGAGACAGCGGAATCCTCGCTCTAGAGACAAAAACATCAAGTTGTTCATATGCAATCATGTGACGGAGTTTGATCACAACATAATCAACCTCCTGACTTCCTGCAACACT CCACAGTTAGAAGGCTCCACAGGCTTCATGTGTTGGGCCAGAGGCTTCATGGAGATCCATTCTCTAGCAGATCAGGGAGTGATAGGAGAGTCCCTTCAGAGGTACTGCTCCTCTGAAAGCACCTCACCACTGCTCCTTTTCCCTGAAGAAGACACGACTAACGGTCGGGCTGGGCTGCTCAAGTTCAG TTCTTGGCCTTTCTCATTGACTGAGACCATCCAACCTGTGGGATTACGTGTGACCAGACCCTTCATTTCTCTG AGCACACCAGAGTCCAGCTGGCTGATGGAGCTCTTATGGACTTTTTTTATTCCCTGTACAGTGTATCATGTAAG TTGGCTGCCCACTGTATCACGACAGGATGGTGAGTCTATGCAGGAGTTTGCCAACAAAGTCCAGGAG GTGCTTGCTGGTGAGCTTGGACTGGTCTCTACAAAAATCACCAAAGCTGACAAAGCTGAGCAtatcaaaagaaaaagacatGCTGTTCCTCAAACATCTACCA GACTGGGATTTATGGTTCCAAGTTTGGGCTCAGATGATCGCAGGATTGCTAAAATGGCGCAGCAGGTGAAGGACGTGCTGCCCGACGTCCCAATGAACGTCATCACTAAGGATTTAT CAAAGACCAACTGTGTAGACACCACCATCACAAATTTGCTGGAAAACAAAGAGGAAGCTGCGATGGAGGCTTTTGGATTGTCGATGTACGGTGCCTCAAAGAGAAGCTCTTATTCTGCTGGTTCCACGTCAACCTTAAAG CCTGCTGCAAAATCATTTGGGAAATCCCCGGCGGACAGACATTTGTCCCTCcaagaaagaaaagaagccTTGTATAATTTTGCACGAAG aCGTTACATTGAGAAGCACGGACTAGAGCAGGAGGACAGTCAGTGA
- the LOC114471465 gene encoding THAP domain-containing protein 2-like has protein sequence MPVCVAFGCSNSSFSGCGKSFHRFPFKDPDRLSRWVENIHRKKWQPSRKSLICSDHFEEAHFDRTGQTVRLRDEAEPTIFPSFPKHLQRKLARQRKRNKKPPLVQAEQQPCTQTTSTSGSNAIHPLQEHSYNIDSLGNLKRKLATSIDTIISLQKKLKCTQQKSRRLQKRVESLKKVVKELKAKNVVK, from the exons ATGCCTGTCTGTGTCGCTTTTGGCTGCTCAAATTCATCATTTTCGGGCTGTGGGAAATCGTTTCACAG GTTTCCCTTTAAAGACCCAGATCGCCTCAGTCGGTGGGTGGAAAATATTCACAGGAAGAAGTGGCAACCATCGAGGAAATCTTTGATCTGCTCAGATCACTTTGAAGAGGCGCATTTTGACAGGACTGGACAAACGGTTCGTCTCCGAGATGAAGCAGAGCCAACCATTTTCCCAAGTTTCCCTAAACATCTTCAAAGAAAG TTAGCACGGCAAAGGAAAAGAAATAAGAAGCCACCGCTGGTGCAAGCAGAGCAGCAACCCTGTACACAAACAACCAGTACATCAGGATCAAATGCCATCCACCCCCTCCAGGAACACTCGTATAATATCGACAGCCTCGGGAATCTTAAAAGAAAACTCGCTACCTCTATAGATACCATCATTTCACTCCAAAAGAAGTTAAAGTGTACTCAACAAAAGTCAAGGAGGCTCCAGAAAAGAGtggaatctttaaaaaaagttgtgaaaGAACTGAAagctaaaaatgtggttaaataa